A region from the uncultured Draconibacterium sp. genome encodes:
- a CDS encoding PH domain-containing protein, whose protein sequence is MNKPDLSVPSRQSIKGLVIIFIQGIRSLARMFWAVLVVVILQNNLLQHKAIILPALAAIFILLVIHTLLYYLNFYFYVKDDEFVLKKGYLRKQVLSIPLERIQSINTKQNLLQQALDVVALEIDTAGTAGKELKIHALEAPYAKALSALLKTKTTEETEANTSEASATKPIESVILKLEPIDLLKIGISENHIRTALIILAFGSQLFNQVQEVFQEKADEYSNEFMNFVSNSGWALILFLILFFAVVSFLFSLVKTVYKYYDFRLIKSEKAYQIMAGLVNKRNVLVPHAKIQEFSWATNPIKKYFGIYHIAFKQAVSMQNRKNQLVDAPGCLQTQLDLLKNDLFGPDELDAQHRFFSHIHYFRVSWFFSGILPVIGAAPFLFSFWFFWVSAVLWLAVSGFYCYLLFRKRYFQISTTQIRVSSGAVGQKWNQMELFKVQAVRLKQSFFQKRRSLASLEIMNAAGSISIPYISESLAKQMQNYLLYHTETAQQKWM, encoded by the coding sequence ATGAATAAGCCAGACCTTTCAGTTCCAAGCAGGCAATCAATTAAAGGCTTGGTCATAATTTTTATTCAAGGCATACGCTCGCTGGCGCGCATGTTCTGGGCAGTGCTTGTTGTGGTAATTTTGCAAAATAACCTGTTGCAGCATAAAGCAATCATCTTACCGGCTCTGGCAGCTATTTTCATATTGCTTGTAATTCATACCTTGCTTTATTATTTAAACTTTTATTTCTATGTGAAAGATGATGAATTTGTACTGAAAAAAGGTTATTTAAGAAAACAGGTTTTATCCATTCCTCTGGAAAGGATCCAGAGCATAAATACCAAACAAAACCTGCTTCAGCAGGCTCTTGATGTTGTGGCCCTTGAAATTGACACAGCAGGAACGGCAGGAAAAGAGCTAAAAATACATGCCCTTGAAGCACCTTACGCCAAAGCATTAAGCGCCTTACTTAAGACAAAAACCACCGAAGAAACAGAAGCAAATACTTCAGAAGCATCTGCGACCAAACCCATTGAAAGCGTGATTTTAAAACTTGAACCTATCGACTTGCTAAAAATAGGGATTAGTGAAAATCATATTCGTACGGCACTTATTATTTTGGCTTTTGGTTCGCAGCTATTTAACCAGGTACAGGAAGTGTTTCAGGAAAAAGCAGATGAATATTCCAACGAATTTATGAACTTTGTTTCCAATTCAGGCTGGGCACTAATTCTTTTTCTCATCTTATTTTTTGCAGTGGTTTCTTTTCTGTTTTCGCTGGTAAAAACGGTCTATAAATATTACGATTTCAGGCTGATAAAATCAGAAAAAGCCTACCAAATTATGGCCGGCCTGGTTAATAAACGAAATGTGCTTGTTCCGCATGCAAAAATTCAGGAGTTTAGCTGGGCCACCAACCCCATAAAAAAATACTTTGGCATTTACCATATTGCTTTTAAACAGGCTGTTAGTATGCAAAACCGCAAAAACCAGCTGGTTGATGCACCCGGCTGTTTACAAACACAACTTGATTTGTTAAAGAACGATTTATTTGGACCGGATGAACTGGATGCGCAACACCGCTTTTTTTCGCATATTCATTATTTTAGGGTGAGCTGGTTTTTTTCGGGTATTTTGCCGGTAATTGGTGCTGCCCCGTTTTTGTTTAGTTTCTGGTTTTTTTGGGTTTCCGCTGTTTTATGGCTGGCTGTTTCAGGCTTTTATTGTTACCTGCTTTTCAGAAAAAGGTACTTTCAAATCAGTACTACACAAATTCGGGTGTCGTCGGGTGCCGTTGGACAAAAATGGAATCAAATGGAACTGTTTAAGGTGCAGGCAGTACGGCTCAAACAATCGTTTTTTCAGAAACGCCGGTCGCTTGCCTCGCTGGAAATCATGAATGCTGCAGGAAGTATCAGTATTCCATACATCA
- a CDS encoding PH domain-containing protein → MHNFTNAVILPENLPTLDSEQFNRLDKKYLSIIVIRFVLVFLIAFGGCIAFLFLSEATPGIPVKIAVSAFIVLWLAFSIGITLLGFPRKGYLVRENDISFKKGILFYKETSVPFNRIQHVEVTQGILAKAYKISTLKLFTAGGNSSDLSIPGLPKNQAQQLKDFLSEKISKHE, encoded by the coding sequence ATGCACAACTTTACAAATGCTGTAATTTTACCAGAGAACCTGCCAACACTTGACTCCGAACAATTCAACAGGCTCGATAAAAAATACCTTTCGATTATTGTAATTCGGTTCGTTCTCGTTTTTTTAATTGCTTTTGGGGGCTGTATTGCCTTTCTGTTCCTTTCCGAGGCTACACCCGGAATACCTGTAAAAATTGCTGTATCAGCATTTATTGTTTTATGGCTTGCCTTTTCTATTGGCATTACCCTGCTTGGATTTCCGCGAAAAGGCTACCTGGTGCGCGAGAATGACATTTCGTTTAAAAAAGGTATACTTTTTTATAAAGAAACATCGGTACCTTTTAACCGTATCCAACATGTTGAGGTTACCCAGGGGATTTTAGCCAAAGCCTATAAAATTTCAACCTTAAAACTTTTTACTGCCGGTGGCAATTCCAGCGATCTTTCCATTCCGGGGTTACCCAAAAATCAGGCACAGCAACTCAAAGATTTTCTTTCTGAAAAAATTAGCAAGCATGAATAA